From the Hevea brasiliensis isolate MT/VB/25A 57/8 chromosome 15, ASM3005281v1, whole genome shotgun sequence genome, one window contains:
- the LOC110635957 gene encoding microtubule-associated protein 70-2, with translation MAEFSGDGTVAADVNGAAVATLTSAQQLAVSGSFKEGSKSSSRRRTSVRRSFDADNEIITLLHGSDPVKVELNRLENEVRDKDRELGEAQAEIKALRFSERLREKAVEELTEELSKVEEKLKLAESLLESKNLEIKKINDEKKASMAAQFAAEATLRRVHAAQKDDDMPPIEAILAPLEAELKLARQEITKLQDDNKALDRLTKSKEAALLEAERTVQVALAKASMVDDLQNKNQELMKQIEICQEENKILDKMHRQKVAEVEKLTQTVRELEEAVLAGGAAANAVRDYQRKVQEMNEERKTLDRELARAKVTANRVATVVANEWKDANDKVMPVKQWLEERRFLQGEMQQLRDKLAITERAAKSEAQLKEKYQLRLKVLEGSLRGSSSNRSTPEGRSVSNGPTRRQSLGGADNISRLTSNGFLSKRMPTSQLRSSLSSSTSSVLKNAKGTSKSFDGGTRSLDRGSRVLLNGTSTNRSFNQPCDGTKDAEAPNSWKGNPDEKPNEFPAAETEDSVPVVLYDLLQKEVIALRKAGHEKDQSLKDKDDAIEMLAKKVETLTKAMEVEAKKMRREVAAMEKEVAAMRVEKEHENRAKRFGNSKGPVSTAQLLAGRHVARGGLTRNTQ, from the exons ATGGCGGAGTTTTCCGGCGACGGGACGGTGGCTGCCGATGTTAATGGGGCTGCGGTGGCTACTTTAACGTCTGCTCAGCAGCTTGCTGTTTCTGGATCGTTTAAGGAAGGGTCTAAGAGTTCGTCTCGTCGGAGGACATCGGTTAGGCGTAGCTTTGATGCTGATAATGAGATTATTACTTTGCTGCACGGCTCGGATCCGGTTAAGGTTGAGCTTAATCGGCTTGAGAATGAAGTTAGAG ATAAGGACAGAGAGTTAGGAGAAGCACAAGCTGAGATCAAGGCATTGAGGTTTTCTGAGCGACTGAGAGAGAAGGCAGTTGAAGag CTCACTGAAGAACTCTCGAAGGTGGAGGAAAAGCTCAAGTTAGCAGAATCTCTTCTAGAAAGCAAA AATCTTGAAATCAAGAAAATCAATGATGAGAAGAAGGCTTCCATGGCAGCACAGTTTGCAGCTGAAGCAACTCTTCGTAGAGTTCATGCTGCTCAGAAGGATGATGATATGCCTCCCATTGAAGCCATTCTTGCACCTTTGGAGGCTGAGCTTAAGCTTGCTCGTCAAGAG ATCACAAAGCTTCAAGATGACAACAAAGCATTGGATCGTCTAACAAAATCAAAAGAAGCAGCTTTACTTGAAGCTGAGAGGACTGTTCAAGTTGCATTGGCTAAGGCTTCTATGGTGGATGATCTCCAAAATAAGAACCAGGAGCTAATGAAACAGATAGAAATTTGTCAG gaagaaaataaaattttagacaaAATGCATAGACAAAAGGTTGCGGAGGTTGAAAAGCTTACCCAGACTGTAAGAGAACTGGAAGAGGCAGTTCTTGCTGGTGGTGCAGCAGCGAATGCTGTGAGGGATTACCAACGGAAAGTTCAGGAGATGAAT GAGGAAAGAAAAACTCTTGACAGGGAGCTGGCCCGTGCAAAAGTAACCGCAAACAGAGTGGCCACAGTGGTGGCAAATGAGTGGAAAGATGCAAATGACAAAGTTATGCCTGTCAAACAATGGCTTGAAGAACGCCGATTTTTGCAG GGAGAAATGCAGCAACTTCGTGACAAGCTTGCTATTACTGAGCGAGCTGCAAAGTCTGAAGCACAGTTGAAA GAGAAATATCAGTTGAGGCTCAAAGTGCTAGAAGGAAGCTTGAGAGGTTCAAGTAGTAATAGGAGTACACCAGAGGGAAGAAGTGTAAGCAATGGGCCTACTCGACGTCAGTCCCTTGGTGGGGCTGATAACATCTCAAGATTGACCTCCAATGGCTTTTTGTCCAAGAGAATGCCAACATCTCAGCTGAGATCTTCCCTGTCTTCTAGTACCAGTTCAGTGCTTAAGAATGCTAAAGGAACATCAAAGTCATTTGATGGAGGCACAAGATCACTGGATAGGGGTAGTCGGGTGCTCCTAAATGGCACCAGCACCAATCGTTCATTCAACCAACCTTGTGATGGAACCAAAGATGCTGAGGCACCTAATTCTTGGAAAGGAAATCCTGATGAGAAGCCCAATGAGTTCCCAGCAGCAGAGACAGAGGATAGTGTTCCAGTGGTATTGTATGATTTGCTGCAAAAAGAGGTCATAGCTTTGAGGAAAGCTGGTcatgaaaaagatcaaagcctcaAAGATAAGGATGATGCAATTGAG ATGTTAGCGAAGAAGGTAGAAACATTAACTAAAGCAATGGAAGTTGAGGCTAAGAAGATGAGAAGGGAAGTAGCTGCTATGGAGAAGGAAGTGGCTGCCATGCGTGTAGAGAAAGAACATGAGAATAGGGCGAAGCGGTTTGGTAATTCAAAAGGGCCTGTCAGTACTGCTCAGTTGCTTGCTGGAAG ACATGTGGCACGTGGTGGGTTAACACGCAACACACAATGA